The following proteins come from a genomic window of Bernardetia sp.:
- a CDS encoding glycosyltransferase, producing the protein MKIAYLSTFYPFRGGIAQFNALLYRNFEKLNVSVSAYNFTTQYPELLFPGQTQYATSEDNADPIPTQRTISSINPISYLNTASKITKEKPNLLLMRYWLPFFAPALGTVAKKLKKKGTKSIVIVDNMIPHEKRFFDETFTKYFLKNTDAYIVMSKSVERDLLERKPDAKYIFHPHPIYEHFGEKIAKKEALEKLGLSEIEGIEHKKILLYFGFVRKYKGLDLLLEAFKYLDESYFLIIAGESYLSDSENAALQSQLDNHPKKQNIDTRLRYVSDQEVNLLFSAADANVLPYRHATQSGVSAIAFHFEVPSVVTDVGGLRDLIEPYNAGTIAKEPTSKAIQGAIEELFENKKDIDYDENLRDFKEKYSWENLAKKILELYEEIK; encoded by the coding sequence ATGAAAATAGCTTATTTATCTACTTTTTATCCGTTTCGTGGAGGAATTGCACAGTTTAATGCACTTTTGTATCGCAATTTTGAAAAGCTGAATGTTTCGGTTTCTGCTTATAATTTTACCACACAATATCCAGAATTGCTTTTCCCTGGACAGACACAGTATGCCACTTCGGAAGACAACGCAGACCCTATTCCTACACAACGAACTATAAGTAGCATAAATCCTATTTCATATCTAAATACAGCTTCAAAGATTACCAAAGAAAAGCCTAATTTGCTTCTAATGCGTTATTGGTTACCTTTTTTTGCACCAGCTTTGGGAACGGTAGCTAAAAAGTTGAAGAAAAAAGGAACAAAATCGATTGTCATTGTAGATAATATGATTCCTCATGAAAAGCGTTTTTTTGATGAAACTTTTACCAAATATTTCCTCAAAAATACAGATGCTTATATCGTAATGAGCAAATCAGTAGAAAGAGACCTTTTGGAGCGAAAACCAGATGCAAAATATATTTTTCATCCACATCCAATTTATGAGCATTTTGGAGAAAAAATAGCCAAAAAAGAAGCCTTAGAAAAACTAGGACTATCAGAAATTGAAGGGATAGAGCATAAAAAAATCTTACTCTATTTTGGTTTTGTTAGAAAGTATAAAGGTTTGGATTTGCTCTTGGAAGCCTTCAAATATCTTGATGAGAGTTATTTTTTAATCATTGCAGGAGAGTCGTATTTGTCAGATAGTGAAAATGCAGCATTACAAAGCCAATTAGACAATCATCCAAAAAAACAAAACATAGATACTCGTCTGCGTTATGTTTCCGACCAAGAAGTAAATTTGCTTTTTTCGGCTGCTGATGCCAATGTCTTGCCTTACAGACATGCTACACAAAGTGGTGTTTCTGCTATTGCTTTTCATTTTGAAGTACCTTCTGTAGTTACTGATGTGGGAGGACTTCGTGATTTGATAGAGCCTTACAATGCAGGAACAATTGCCAAAGAACCAACATCAAAAGCGATTCAAGGTGCTATAGAAGAACTTTTTGAGAATAAAAAAGACATAGATTATGACGAAAACTTAAGAGACTTTAAAGAAAAATATTCGTGGGAAAATCTAGCAAAGAAGATTTTGGAGCTTTATGAAGAGATAAAATAA